The Afifella aestuarii genomic interval CTTTCGTGCGGTCTGAAAGCGCGGTCGCATAAAGCCGCGCCGCATTGAGCGGCTGCAGAATGTCGTGGCCGGCTGCTGCAATGAAGCGTGTTTTGGAGATGTTGGCTTCCTGCGCGGCCGCACTCGCTTTCTTCAGGGCCTCGTTGATGCGGGTGAGCTCGGCGGTGCGTTCTTCCACCCGCCGCTCGAGATTGGATTTCGCCATTTCGAGCGCCCGCTTGCTCTCCACCTCTTCGGTCACATCGGAGAAGGTGAGCGCAATGCCGCCATCGGACATGCGGCGGGTTTCGATGCGGATGACGCTATCGGTGGCTGGGTGGCGTGATACGAAGGGTTGAAGCCGTGAGACGAGCGCATGCATGCGCTGATCGGCGAGCCGGTCCGGATCTCCTTCGCCGAGGAAGCCGATTCTTGCGGTATGGCGCAGAACATCGCGGAGCGAGACGCCGACCTGACCGAACTCGATCGGCAGATGCATGATCTGACGGAAAGGACGATTCCAGGCGATGAGCGCCAGATCCCGGTCGAAGACGGCGATGCCCTGACGCATATGGTCGAGCACGCTTTGCAGGAGGTCGCGATTGTAATGGAGCGCTTCCGTGGCGTCGTCGAGGAGCTGGTGGGCTTCGCGCGTCGAAGGATCGCTGCGCTTCAGAAGCAGCGACATGACGAGGCGGGAGGAGGCCGCGCCGATGGCGGATCCGAGAAGCTGCTCGGCAAAGCGAACCGCCTGGTGGTCGACCGGCTCGCTGAGATCGGTCGAGCGACCCGTCGCCTGTTCCATATTGGCGAATGAACGCGATGTGCGCTCCTGGCCGAGATATCTCGCGACCGTCTCCTTCATGTCGCCGTAGGTGACATGCGTGCGCAATGGCTTGAGTGCCGGTGTCGGCCCCATCTCGGAGGGGACGAAGATCTTCGCCTGCAGGCGCTCGATCGCTTCCGGCGCACGGGCGAGCGATACGAGGATCATCAAGGCGCAATTGACGCTGATGCTCCAGAAGACGCCGTGCGAGAGGGGATCGAGGTGGAGACCGAACATCGCCTGCGGTCGGAGCCATGCAATGCCGAAGGGGCCTGGATTGAGAAATCCCTCACCGATGAGTCCCGCTTTGACGAAAGTTGGCAGGAGCAGCGTATAGGTCCAGATGGCGAGCCCCGACGTCATGCCGGCAATAGCGCCACGGGCCGTGATCCGACGTGACAGAAGTCCGCCGAAGAAGGCGGGCGCGAGCTGTGCCACGGCTGCGAAAGCGAGGAGGCCGATCGAGGCAAGCGCTGCCGTGCCGGCCGCGCGGTAATATGCGTAGCTGCACAACAAGATGACGGTGATGGCGATGCGGCGCACGCTCAGGATGAAGCGGGACATGTCATCACGCTGGCGCGTCTGCTGCCGCTTCAGATAGGCGGGAAGCACGATCTCGTTGGAGACCATGATGGCAAGCGCCACGCAGCCGACGATGACCATGGCGGTTGCGGCGGAAAGACCGCCGAGAAAGACGATCAGCGCGACGATCGGGAAATCCGCCCGATGCGGCAATTCCAGGACGAAAAGATCGGCATCGACGGACGAGCCGAAAGCGATCAAACCCGCGATCGCGATCGGGACGACGAAGATGTTGATGGCGACGAGATACGCCGGAAACAGCCAGCGTGCTCGCTCAAGCTCGGCGAGGGAATTGTTTTCCACGACGGTGATGTGGAATTGCCGCGGCAGCAGGATTGCCGCGGTGAAGGCGATCGCCGTCATCGCCACCCATTCGCCGCCGACGAGGCCGTTCGTGACCATTGTCTGGACCTCGCGGCTTTCGACTGCGAGCGCGTAAAGCTCAGATGGTCCTCCGAACAGAAAGAAGACGACGAAGATGCCGGCAATCAGGAATGCGATGAGCTTGACCACCGCCTCCCACGCAACGGCCAGCATCATTCCGTGCTGGTGCTCCGTCGCGTCAGCGTGGCGCGTGCCGAAAAGGATGGCGAAGATTGCCAGCACCACGGCGATGATAAAGGCTGTGTCGCCCAGAAGGGGGAGCGCCTCGGCCGCATCGGCGCCGAGCTCCGGGACCATTGTCGAGATCGACGACGAGATCGCCTTTAACTGCAGTGCCACGTAGGGAATGACCCCGATGACGGAAATGAGTGTGGCGACGACGGCGACCGCCTGGCTCTTGCCGTAGCGGGCCCCCAAAAAGTCGGCGACGGAAGTGATGCGCTCTTCCTTCGACAGAGCCACGATCCGTCTCAGGATCGGAAAGCCGAAGGTGAACATCAGGATCGGGCCGATATAGATCGGCAGAAAGCCGAGGCCCGAATGCGAGGCGAGGCCGACCGAACCGAAGAACGTCCATGACGTGCAATAGACGGAAAGGGCGAGCGCGAAGAGGTTCGGACGCGCGCTCGCTCCGGTCCGCTGCACGCGCCGATCCCCGTAGGCGGCGATGGCGAAAAGCGTCCCGATATAAAGAATTGCGGCCAGGACGGCGATGAGACCGTTGTTCATTTTCCTTCCCGCGGGACGACGGATCTTGGTTGTGTCATCTGCACATGATCATAGGCGTGGAGGCGAGTGCACGACAGGGGGCAAAGAACGCGGTCCGAACGCGGGCGATGCCGGCTTTTTGGGGGCGGGAGCTCTGCAAGATTCTGTCGCGGCTCCTGCTCACAAGATGAGTTGACGCCGATTTGGGCCGGGTGCACCCATAGTATATGAACGAGCAACCGACCTACTTCTCCCGCAATCGGCCAATCAGCCTCGAGCACCATTGGCTTCCCTTCACCCCTAACCGCGATTTCCGGACCGATCCGCGTCTGATCGCGCGCGCCGAGGGCATGTATTACTACACGCCCGATGACCGCCCCGTCCTCGACATGAGCGGCGCCCTGTGGTGTTCGCATCTCGGCCACGGACGCAAGGAAATCGGCCAGGCCATTGCCGAGCAATTCCCGGTCCTCGATTACGCGCCGAGTTTCGGATTCGGCCACACGATCTCCTTCGAACTCGCCGACCGCCTCTCCGCGATCCTGCCGGATGGTCTCGGCCATATCCTCTTCACCAATTCCGGCTCTGAATCCTGCGATACGGCGATCAAGGTCGCTTATGCTTATCACCATGCGCGCGGACAGAGCGGCCGCAAGAAGATCATCGGCCGCCAGAAAGGCTATCATGGTGTGGGCTTCGGCGGTCTTTCCGCCGGCGGCATCACCGCCAACCGCACGGCCTTCGGTTCCTGGCTGCCGGCCGATCATCTGCGCCACACGCATCTGCCGGAGAAAAACGCCTTCACCCGCGGCCTGCCCGAGCACGGCGTGGAGCTTGCCGAAGAGCTGGCCGAACTGATCGCTTTCCACGACGCTTCCACGGTCGCCGCCGTCGTCGTCGAGCCGGTGATCGGCGCTGGCGGTGTCTATCTGCCGCCGAAAGGGTATCTGAAGCGGCTGCGCGAGATCTGCGATCAGACCGGCGTCCTTCTCATCCTCGACGAGGTCATCACAGGATTCGGCCGCCTCGGTTCGCCCTTCGCCTCGCAGGAATTCGACGTGAAGCCCGACATCACGACGATGGCAAAAGGTCTGACGGCCGCCACGGTCCCGATGGGCGCGGTCGCTGTGGCAGACTTCGTCCATGACGAGATCATGGCGCGCGGCCCCGAAGGCGGTGTCGAGCTCCTGCATGGCTACACATATTCGGCGCATCCTCTGGCGTGCGCGGCCTCGATTGCATGCCTCGATGTTTATGAGCGCGAAAATCTTCTGACCCGCGCCTCGGGTCCGGTGGGCGATGCTCTGGGCGATGCGCTCTTCAACCTCCGCGACCTGCCGGAAGTCGTCGATATCCGCCATTACGGCTTCATCGGCGCGGTGGAGTTCCGTCCGGGTGAAAAACCCGGCAAGCGGGGCCAGGCGATCTTCAAGGCCTGCTGGAAGGAAGGCTTGATGGTCCGTGCCTTGGGCGACATTATTGCTGTTTCGCCGCCGCTCGTGATCGAGCAAGATCATGTCGGCGAATTTGCTGAGAAATTCCGGCGGGCGGTGGAAACGACGCTCGCCTGAGGGGGCCATACGGCCCCCGGAAGGAGAGGCCGTGATGGACGACAGGACGATCGACAAGCCGGGCGAGTGCCCCGCACACGCCGCGCCCACGGAGACACGTCCTCCGGAAGGCTGTCCGGCCCATGCTCACGATGCGCCCGCCGAACCCTCGGCGGACGCCCCGGCCGTATGCCCGGTGGATCATACCGCGCTTGCCGCCGATCAGGGCTTGCGCCCGATCGTGGCCGTCACGGGCGCAAGTCGTGGCATCGGCCACGCCATCGTGCGCAAGTTCTATGACGAGAACTGGGAGGTCTACACCCTCTCCCGCACGCCGTTCTCGCGCGTCTGTCCTTGGGCGGAAGGCTATGTCCGCC includes:
- a CDS encoding aminotransferase class III-fold pyridoxal phosphate-dependent enzyme, encoding MNEQPTYFSRNRPISLEHHWLPFTPNRDFRTDPRLIARAEGMYYYTPDDRPVLDMSGALWCSHLGHGRKEIGQAIAEQFPVLDYAPSFGFGHTISFELADRLSAILPDGLGHILFTNSGSESCDTAIKVAYAYHHARGQSGRKKIIGRQKGYHGVGFGGLSAGGITANRTAFGSWLPADHLRHTHLPEKNAFTRGLPEHGVELAEELAELIAFHDASTVAAVVVEPVIGAGGVYLPPKGYLKRLREICDQTGVLLILDEVITGFGRLGSPFASQEFDVKPDITTMAKGLTAATVPMGAVAVADFVHDEIMARGPEGGVELLHGYTYSAHPLACAASIACLDVYERENLLTRASGPVGDALGDALFNLRDLPEVVDIRHYGFIGAVEFRPGEKPGKRGQAIFKACWKEGLMVRALGDIIAVSPPLVIEQDHVGEFAEKFRRAVETTLA
- a CDS encoding hybrid sensor histidine kinase/response regulator, whose protein sequence is MNNGLIAVLAAILYIGTLFAIAAYGDRRVQRTGASARPNLFALALSVYCTSWTFFGSVGLASHSGLGFLPIYIGPILMFTFGFPILRRIVALSKEERITSVADFLGARYGKSQAVAVVATLISVIGVIPYVALQLKAISSSISTMVPELGADAAEALPLLGDTAFIIAVVLAIFAILFGTRHADATEHQHGMMLAVAWEAVVKLIAFLIAGIFVVFFLFGGPSELYALAVESREVQTMVTNGLVGGEWVAMTAIAFTAAILLPRQFHITVVENNSLAELERARWLFPAYLVAINIFVVPIAIAGLIAFGSSVDADLFVLELPHRADFPIVALIVFLGGLSAATAMVIVGCVALAIMVSNEIVLPAYLKRQQTRQRDDMSRFILSVRRIAITVILLCSYAYYRAAGTAALASIGLLAFAAVAQLAPAFFGGLLSRRITARGAIAGMTSGLAIWTYTLLLPTFVKAGLIGEGFLNPGPFGIAWLRPQAMFGLHLDPLSHGVFWSISVNCALMILVSLARAPEAIERLQAKIFVPSEMGPTPALKPLRTHVTYGDMKETVARYLGQERTSRSFANMEQATGRSTDLSEPVDHQAVRFAEQLLGSAIGAASSRLVMSLLLKRSDPSTREAHQLLDDATEALHYNRDLLQSVLDHMRQGIAVFDRDLALIAWNRPFRQIMHLPIEFGQVGVSLRDVLRHTARIGFLGEGDPDRLADQRMHALVSRLQPFVSRHPATDSVIRIETRRMSDGGIALTFSDVTEEVESKRALEMAKSNLERRVEERTAELTRINEALKKASAAAQEANISKTRFIAAAGHDILQPLNAARLYATALSDRTKDLPAAPLVRDLEASLDSVEEIFRAVLDLSRLDTGAITPELRPFNLRKLFDQIRVEFEPMAREKGLEFRILPTSLSVTSDPSLLGRLLRNLVSNAIKYCASGRVVVGCRRKNAMVSVEILDTGIGIPLSDQEVIYQEFRRLDAGAKVAHGLGLGLSIVQRLARVLGAEVRLQSAVGKGTHFSVTVPLAIAVPKETSEGAPPAPPPGSVSGLTVLCIDNDEKILSGMAALLAGWGSTPLTASNMREGMAMLHQERTLPDLILIDYHLDESDGLSVVTDMRWKLSRTVPAILITADRSEEVRQAAMKAGVRILNKPLKPAALRALMAQCKPASVAAE